One window from the genome of Candidatus Binataceae bacterium encodes:
- a CDS encoding lasso peptide biosynthesis B2 protein, which translates to MAWRLKLARITAMSWAERGLLLEAAWFLGLSRLALMIMPFRQLARWLERRPRASTKATSANYCQIRRAVSIAARNVPWNAVCLPQAMTAKLMLARRGCASTLHLGVAKDGRGTLLAHAWLEASGVTVVGGAAKADFSSISHFG; encoded by the coding sequence ATGGCTTGGCGCCTCAAACTCGCTCGCATCACCGCGATGAGTTGGGCTGAACGCGGGCTGCTGCTGGAGGCGGCTTGGTTCCTGGGGCTTTCCCGTCTCGCGTTGATGATAATGCCCTTTCGCCAACTGGCCCGGTGGCTCGAACGCCGCCCGCGCGCCAGCACGAAAGCCACTTCCGCGAACTATTGTCAGATCCGCCGCGCCGTCTCAATTGCCGCCCGCAACGTGCCTTGGAACGCGGTTTGCTTGCCGCAGGCGATGACGGCCAAGCTTATGCTGGCAAGACGCGGCTGCGCCTCCACGCTTCACCTAGGGGTAGCCAAGGACGGTCGCGGCACGCTCCTCGCACATGCGTGGCTGGAGGCCAGCGGGGTTACCGTGGTGGGCGGCGCGGCCAAGGCCGATTTTTCCTCGATCAGTCATTTCGGCTGA
- a CDS encoding TolC family protein, which produces MWLPRGGQWPARIALLGGLFTAFGCSYWAQQPELAPTRFAPATAVEAWREPADAALPAHLTLPPPPPPTLQGRPYDLLELIDLALRRNPQTRAAWQEAIATAAAYGRSRAAYYPYLTSVAQGGYSRLVFQAPNSPGAITQWQFAPQVELSYVLLDFGRRRAASQAARQQSIAANFSFNRKLQDLVFTVEKAFYELGAAQASVIAAQRNLALAQANRRAVTQRRDLGLATQPQALLAIQVEAQSVYDLETARVMVRDAQAHLAIALGIRADTALQVQSLQAQRVASNLPAQVDQLIDTALRQRPDLAAQMALVRASEARMHQARAAWMPTLSFSGAYGESDLAYQWNGPPTVDTNSPQYSALLTLQWDIFTGFDRLNADAQARADAARARAQLQAAAIDASAQVWQAYYNFRAALRKFTYARSLLAASQEAYQANLQTYAQGLSTIVELLTAARDLAGARYTLIQSKAELLTASAAVSYAVGASFGP; this is translated from the coding sequence TTGTGGTTGCCGCGAGGCGGGCAGTGGCCGGCGCGGATCGCGTTGCTGGGCGGCTTGTTCACAGCTTTCGGCTGTAGCTATTGGGCCCAACAACCCGAGCTCGCGCCCACGCGCTTCGCGCCCGCTACCGCGGTCGAGGCTTGGCGGGAGCCGGCTGATGCCGCCCTGCCGGCCCATCTGACCCTACCGCCGCCACCTCCGCCGACCTTGCAGGGCCGTCCCTATGATCTGCTCGAGCTGATCGATCTGGCGCTGCGACGCAATCCACAAACCCGCGCCGCCTGGCAGGAGGCAATCGCGACCGCGGCGGCCTATGGGCGTTCACGGGCGGCATACTATCCTTATCTGACCAGCGTTGCCCAAGGCGGCTATTCGCGCCTGGTATTCCAGGCCCCCAATTCTCCCGGGGCAATCACCCAATGGCAATTCGCACCGCAGGTGGAGCTCAGCTACGTCCTGCTCGATTTCGGCCGCCGGCGCGCCGCCAGCCAGGCCGCGCGCCAGCAATCGATTGCCGCTAATTTTAGCTTCAACCGCAAGCTGCAAGACCTGGTCTTCACGGTCGAGAAAGCTTTCTATGAACTGGGAGCAGCACAAGCCAGCGTGATCGCCGCACAACGCAACCTGGCGCTGGCCCAGGCCAATCGCAGGGCAGTGACACAGCGTCGCGACCTTGGCTTAGCGACCCAGCCCCAGGCCCTGCTGGCCATACAGGTTGAAGCGCAGTCGGTCTACGATTTGGAAACCGCTCGGGTGATGGTGCGCGATGCGCAAGCCCACCTCGCTATCGCGCTGGGAATCCGGGCCGATACCGCTTTGCAAGTGCAAAGCCTGCAAGCGCAGCGAGTGGCCTCGAACCTGCCGGCACAAGTCGATCAGCTCATCGACACCGCGCTGCGCCAGCGCCCCGACCTGGCAGCCCAGATGGCACTGGTACGGGCCAGCGAGGCGCGCATGCACCAAGCCCGTGCAGCCTGGATGCCAACCCTCAGCTTCAGCGGTGCGTACGGCGAAAGCGACTTGGCCTATCAATGGAACGGGCCGCCTACGGTCGATACTAACTCGCCTCAGTACTCAGCCTTGCTCACCCTGCAATGGGACATCTTCACCGGCTTCGACCGACTTAACGCCGATGCTCAGGCGCGCGCCGACGCCGCACGCGCGCGTGCGCAGTTGCAAGCGGCCGCAATCGACGCCAGCGCTCAGGTTTGGCAAGCCTACTACAATTTTCGGGCCGCGCTCAGGAAATTTACTTACGCCCGCTCTTTGCTCGCAGCCTCGCAGGAGGCCTATCAGGCCAATTTGCAGACCTATGCCCAGGGGCTGAGCACAATCGTGGAATTGCTGACTGCCGCCCGCGATCTGGCCGGCGCACGCTATACCCTGATTCAGAGCAAAGCCGAGCTGCTCACCGCCTCGGCTGCGGTCAGTTACGCGGTCGGCGCAAGCTTCGGACCCTAA
- a CDS encoding carboxymuconolactone decarboxylase family protein: MEARLDYRKLHPELVAAMVELSRLVSQSGLEPALLELVRLRASQINGCAFCVDMHTKDARAAGEEEQRLYAVAVWEEAPFFTARERAALRWTEAVTLLSVDHVPDQVYDQVREFFSEEETVALTWAVIAINSWNRIALACRTPAGSYQPARGSQQSAVKK; the protein is encoded by the coding sequence ATGGAAGCGCGATTAGATTACCGCAAGCTGCACCCGGAGTTGGTTGCTGCGATGGTCGAGTTGAGCCGGCTCGTTTCGCAAAGCGGGCTTGAGCCGGCGCTTTTGGAATTGGTGAGGCTGCGTGCTTCGCAGATCAACGGCTGTGCCTTTTGTGTGGACATGCATACCAAGGATGCGCGCGCGGCGGGTGAGGAGGAGCAGCGGCTTTACGCGGTCGCGGTGTGGGAGGAGGCGCCCTTTTTCACCGCCCGCGAGCGGGCCGCCCTGCGTTGGACCGAGGCCGTCACACTGCTCAGCGTCGATCACGTCCCCGACCAGGTCTATGACCAAGTGCGCGAGTTCTTTTCTGAGGAGGAGACCGTGGCTTTGACCTGGGCCGTAATCGCGATCAACAGTTGGAATCGCATCGCGCTGGCTTGCCGCACTCCTGCGGGCAGCTATCAGCCTGCGCGCGGATCACAACAGTCAGCGGTGAAAAAGTGA
- a CDS encoding CHAD domain-containing protein, giving the protein MLTRQTQKFQQLLARVLSAEGGDAVHDLRVCTRRLQQILTVLAAGTSTRGRGLRRELRGVRAAVGNWRNCDVILQRVERQERAARSRTRRAGWNLLREALEQRRRRQIRRAQHKLLKPGLLAVADSAARILAAARTQRGAPALRERVRMALAKAHERWQAAVAALEQQPSDENFHLLRIKTKSLRYRIELAGELGLPAAAVQIAWLRGLQDRLGRWHDRRELSLSIARTLAKPKVLLAQPRLAADLLREVERQQRHGQAEMDRILDQARHSPGSAALQRWIKDLSQAAPLSDQLGDNS; this is encoded by the coding sequence TTGCTGACTCGCCAAACCCAGAAGTTTCAGCAGTTATTGGCACGGGTGTTGAGCGCAGAGGGCGGCGACGCGGTTCACGATCTGCGGGTTTGCACGCGGCGGCTTCAGCAGATTCTGACGGTGCTAGCCGCCGGGACGTCGACCCGCGGGCGCGGTTTGCGGCGTGAGTTGCGAGGAGTGCGCGCGGCGGTGGGGAATTGGCGCAATTGCGACGTAATTCTACAGCGGGTGGAGCGGCAGGAGAGGGCGGCGCGCAGCCGAACCAGGCGTGCGGGGTGGAATTTGTTGCGCGAGGCGCTCGAGCAGCGCCGCCGCCGCCAAATCCGCCGCGCCCAACACAAATTGCTTAAACCAGGCCTGCTTGCAGTGGCCGATAGCGCGGCCCGGATCCTGGCTGCCGCGCGCACCCAGCGCGGCGCGCCCGCGCTGCGTGAACGGGTGCGGATGGCGCTGGCCAAGGCCCATGAGCGCTGGCAAGCGGCGGTCGCCGCCCTCGAACAACAGCCCTCCGACGAGAATTTCCATCTTTTGCGAATCAAGACCAAGAGCTTGCGCTATCGTATCGAATTGGCCGGCGAACTGGGCCTGCCCGCGGCCGCGGTGCAAATCGCCTGGCTTCGCGGGCTGCAGGATCGGCTAGGGCGCTGGCATGATCGCCGTGAATTGAGCCTCAGCATCGCTCGTACCCTGGCCAAGCCCAAGGTGCTGTTGGCGCAACCGCGGCTAGCGGCCGACCTGCTGCGCGAAGTCGAGCGCCAGCAGCGCCACGGGCAAGCCGAAATGGACCGCATTCTCGATCAAGCCCGACATTCTCCGGGGTCAGCCGCATTGCAGCGCTGGATCAAGGATCTGTCGCAGGCGGCGCCCTTATCCGATCAGCTTGGCGATAATTCTTAG
- a CDS encoding isocitrate lyase/phosphoenolpyruvate mutase family protein, producing MSARLTSQAQRAEHFHSLHHGDRPLVILNAWDAGSARIFERAGATAIATTSSGVAWTRAYPDGQKLPLDQLAAAVREMAAAVEIPLSVDLEAGFAARPEQVARNAEAMVEAGAVGINLEDGAEAPELLAEKIRAVREMATSRAVPVFINARTDVFLHAIGDPATRPEAALRRFELYQSAGADGVFAIGLTQVPTIARLARSCALPLNVMIQHNSPPLAELTEAGVRRITIGGNAAAAALSLVDRIARTILEAGNFALLFENQPLIYPALNQMFARRQRTD from the coding sequence GTGAGCGCCAGATTAACCTCTCAAGCGCAGCGCGCCGAGCATTTTCATAGCCTCCATCACGGAGACAGGCCGCTGGTAATTCTCAATGCCTGGGATGCCGGCAGCGCACGAATCTTTGAACGCGCCGGCGCCACGGCAATTGCTACGACCAGCAGCGGAGTTGCGTGGACGCGAGCCTATCCTGACGGACAGAAACTACCCTTAGATCAACTTGCGGCAGCGGTGCGCGAGATGGCCGCAGCCGTCGAAATTCCTCTCAGCGTCGATTTGGAGGCTGGCTTCGCCGCGCGTCCCGAGCAGGTTGCACGAAACGCCGAAGCGATGGTGGAGGCGGGCGCCGTCGGGATCAACCTGGAGGACGGCGCCGAGGCGCCCGAGTTGCTAGCCGAAAAGATCCGGGCGGTGCGCGAAATGGCGACAAGTCGCGCAGTGCCGGTTTTTATCAATGCTCGCACCGATGTGTTCTTGCACGCGATTGGCGATCCCGCGACCCGGCCCGAGGCCGCTCTGCGGCGCTTCGAACTCTACCAATCCGCTGGCGCCGACGGTGTCTTTGCAATTGGCCTGACTCAGGTGCCCACGATCGCGCGGCTGGCCCGAAGCTGTGCGCTGCCGCTCAACGTGATGATTCAGCATAATTCGCCGCCGCTGGCCGAACTGACCGAGGCCGGGGTGCGCCGGATCACGATCGGGGGCAACGCTGCTGCAGCCGCGCTGTCGCTGGTGGATCGGATCGCGCGGACGATTTTGGAAGCTGGCAATTTCGCCTTGCTGTTCGAAAATCAGCCGTTGATTTATCCGGCGCTCAACCAAATGTTCGCACGTCGCCAGCGCACCGACTGA
- a CDS encoding ROK family protein, whose amino-acid sequence MDHAQSLPQGPRTLAVDIGGTGIKTIILDPEGKPLTQRARIPTPSRATPKKVISIIDELAKLQGDFDRVSVGFPGVVHEGKLLSAPNLGPGWEHFDLASELSHQLGRPVRVANDADVQGMGCVSGQGIELVITVGTGLGSALFVDGHRAHLELSRHPFRKNRTYEEELGHAALRRKGVEKWNRHLLQAVTLLQATFNSDRLYIGGGNNKFITVKLPPNVQAVSNLEGLLGGIKLWASPQP is encoded by the coding sequence ATGGACCACGCACAATCGCTCCCCCAGGGACCACGGACGCTGGCGGTAGATATCGGCGGCACTGGCATCAAGACCATCATTCTGGACCCAGAGGGCAAGCCACTTACCCAGCGCGCTCGAATCCCCACCCCTTCCCGCGCCACTCCCAAAAAAGTTATTTCCATAATTGATGAGCTGGCCAAGCTGCAGGGCGACTTCGATCGCGTCTCGGTAGGCTTTCCCGGTGTCGTACACGAGGGCAAGCTGCTCAGCGCCCCCAATCTGGGCCCCGGCTGGGAACATTTCGACCTCGCCTCCGAACTAAGCCATCAGCTTGGCCGGCCGGTGCGCGTTGCCAACGATGCCGACGTCCAGGGCATGGGCTGCGTCAGCGGCCAAGGGATAGAGCTGGTCATCACCGTGGGCACCGGGCTGGGCTCGGCGCTGTTCGTGGATGGCCATCGGGCACATTTGGAACTCAGCCGCCATCCGTTCCGCAAAAACCGCACCTACGAAGAAGAATTGGGCCACGCCGCGCTGCGCCGCAAGGGGGTGGAGAAGTGGAACCGCCATCTGTTGCAAGCGGTCACCCTGCTACAAGCTACTTTCAACTCCGATCGGTTGTATATTGGCGGCGGCAATAACAAATTCATCACCGTCAAGCTGCCCCCCAATGTCCAGGCGGTCAGCAATCTGGAGGGGCTTTTGGGCGGGATAAAATTATGGGCCAGCCCGCAACCCTGA
- a CDS encoding biotin/lipoyl-binding protein → MEHKELVVRGPVMARAVGRLLGLVIVLATIVVTALVIRLYYLYPRTDDAYVRANTVGVAPHVSGPIVSLPVVDNQHVAAGALLFIVDPRPYQAALDQAQAQLTLTNLQIKSLEDTIAAARAQRTQLEANAAYAKQYLARIQPLLSRHFVTANDVYNARTNYQAAQAAVERANSQLASAIKNLGQLGDVNARRQAAQAAWVNAKLNVGYCYVRAPFDAYVTNLNIAVGQYANQGRRVLTLVDNRIWYVMANFRENFMEHIRPGMRAQVYLLSYPDHPFYGHVQGVGWALYQGNGATVAGLPRVEPTLNWVRLSQRFPVRIVLDRPQSDYPFRMGLTAIVTIQGYHPTAHRPLWFARQLWAPPDN, encoded by the coding sequence ATGGAGCACAAGGAGCTTGTGGTGCGGGGTCCAGTGATGGCGCGGGCGGTGGGCCGGCTACTGGGCTTGGTGATTGTACTGGCGACCATCGTCGTTACCGCGCTGGTAATTCGCCTATATTATCTGTACCCGCGTACCGACGACGCCTACGTGCGGGCCAACACCGTGGGGGTCGCGCCCCATGTCAGTGGCCCGATCGTTTCCTTGCCGGTAGTGGACAATCAGCATGTGGCTGCGGGCGCATTGCTGTTCATCGTCGATCCGCGCCCCTATCAAGCCGCTCTGGATCAGGCCCAGGCCCAGTTGACCCTGACCAACCTTCAGATCAAGTCGCTCGAAGACACGATTGCCGCCGCACGCGCGCAACGCACTCAGCTGGAGGCCAACGCAGCATACGCCAAACAGTACTTGGCCCGAATCCAGCCCTTGCTCAGCCGCCACTTCGTTACCGCCAACGACGTCTACAACGCGCGCACCAATTACCAGGCCGCGCAGGCCGCGGTTGAACGCGCCAATTCCCAGCTTGCCTCCGCGATCAAAAACCTGGGCCAGTTGGGCGACGTCAACGCGCGTCGGCAGGCGGCCCAGGCTGCGTGGGTCAACGCCAAACTCAACGTGGGCTATTGTTACGTGCGCGCGCCCTTCGATGCTTATGTCACCAATCTCAATATCGCGGTGGGGCAGTACGCCAACCAGGGCCGGAGGGTTCTTACCCTGGTCGATAACCGAATCTGGTATGTGATGGCCAACTTCCGCGAAAACTTCATGGAGCACATCAGGCCTGGGATGAGGGCGCAGGTTTATTTGCTGAGCTACCCCGACCATCCATTCTATGGCCATGTGCAGGGAGTGGGATGGGCCTTGTATCAAGGCAACGGCGCTACCGTGGCAGGCTTGCCGCGGGTGGAACCGACTCTTAACTGGGTGCGGCTTTCGCAGCGCTTTCCGGTGCGGATAGTGCTCGATCGGCCGCAGTCCGATTATCCCTTCCGCATGGGACTGACTGCGATCGTTACGATCCAGGGCTATCACCCTACCGCTCATCGACCCCTCTGGTTTGCGCGCCAGCTCTGGGCTCCGCCCGATAATTGA
- a CDS encoding YtcA family lipoprotein encodes MLLRAMDSKGRFVLPLLLVTLAGCAPVIDLAGADFPAWMLCGMAGAVLTGVLRPLFVALRLEPHLGPLVVIYPCLALLWACLIWLAFFNRI; translated from the coding sequence ATGCTATTGCGAGCAATGGATTCAAAGGGGCGATTCGTCCTCCCGCTCTTGCTCGTGACTCTGGCCGGCTGCGCGCCGGTGATCGATCTGGCCGGCGCCGACTTCCCGGCTTGGATGTTGTGCGGGATGGCCGGCGCGGTTTTGACCGGCGTGCTCCGACCGCTCTTCGTGGCCTTGCGCCTGGAACCTCATCTCGGCCCCTTGGTCGTGATCTATCCCTGCCTGGCGTTGCTGTGGGCGTGTCTCATCTGGCTAGCGTTCTTCAATCGAATTTGA
- a CDS encoding ABC transporter substrate-binding protein, protein MRVSMLVTALLAVCWGSANCAIAPPAMPAVKSLGAQILAMARDPSCQKQRESCRARLRAIIEQHWDSTEMAKSALGIHWRTLTPAQQAQFTALFTQLTESIYLSRSSFSKAQSYASTVHINYLKEIPQGDGYSQINTTVLLKPGEQPISVDYRLRWVDGTWKVYDIIVAEISLVGNYRNQFNRIINRSGYDDLVKALQQKIQQLNSENA, encoded by the coding sequence ATGAGGGTGTCGATGCTGGTGACGGCGTTGCTGGCGGTGTGTTGGGGCAGCGCCAATTGCGCGATAGCACCCCCGGCAATGCCTGCGGTTAAGAGCCTTGGCGCGCAAATTTTGGCCATGGCGCGAGACCCATCTTGCCAGAAGCAGCGCGAATCCTGCCGTGCCCGCCTGCGCGCTATCATCGAGCAGCATTGGGATAGCACGGAGATGGCAAAGTCGGCGTTAGGCATCCACTGGCGCACCCTGACCCCGGCCCAGCAGGCTCAATTCACCGCTCTGTTCACTCAGTTGACGGAGTCGATTTATCTCTCACGTTCGAGTTTTTCAAAAGCCCAGAGCTATGCCAGCACCGTTCACATCAATTACCTCAAAGAAATCCCACAAGGCGACGGTTATTCGCAGATTAACACCACGGTTTTGCTCAAGCCCGGCGAGCAGCCGATCAGCGTCGATTATCGCTTGCGCTGGGTGGACGGGACTTGGAAAGTCTACGACATAATCGTGGCAGAAATCAGCTTGGTGGGTAACTATCGCAATCAGTTTAATCGCATCATCAATCGAAGCGGTTACGACGATTTGGTTAAAGCCTTGCAGCAGAAGATTCAGCAACTCAATTCGGAAAACGCATGA
- a CDS encoding DUF1329 domain-containing protein — translation MLRVWILGAALLIPLCTGAWAAEPGGIPAGTVITQENWQQYKDYMNIPLQHMFMSTSPVSGWPHGARAVVGPTISYPPPSAYIAATEKYSKQVKLVKVPNGSYAVEGYVAGQPFPNLDPSDPLAGYKLVYDFYYAHEVTIRVAVRYQVFDFDRYGNESPLHALVTNYQWMHNIDAGYPMNLPGANYYQSGVAEQLDPEQIKYITALTIVWDNPDRFPDAYVFLPSLRRSLRLSTNARCAPFQGQDFSNDDVTPVPLPPTWFKAEFSGSRRLLQFIFKPDPKTRRASEERANYYFTKGNFVPKDSLFGAGWQLRDTYILRMQRLPQYQRGYCYSDRVQYLDKESAENLTAYGNWDQNGKFWRAFITFAMPTKEDDGWYLFPGSAWSHDNCDYQSDHCSNILAPADGAFINHEVPTQYANRTLYGTPQGLQEIMR, via the coding sequence ATGTTACGGGTTTGGATTCTCGGAGCTGCGCTCCTAATCCCTCTATGCACGGGCGCGTGGGCAGCGGAGCCCGGCGGCATTCCCGCCGGCACCGTGATAACGCAGGAAAATTGGCAGCAGTACAAGGACTACATGAACATTCCGCTGCAGCATATGTTCATGAGCACCAGCCCGGTTTCCGGCTGGCCGCACGGGGCGCGGGCGGTTGTCGGCCCAACGATCTCATATCCGCCGCCCAGCGCTTACATCGCGGCGACCGAGAAGTATTCCAAGCAGGTCAAGCTGGTCAAGGTGCCCAACGGCAGCTATGCGGTCGAGGGCTATGTCGCCGGGCAGCCATTTCCCAATCTAGATCCCAGCGATCCATTGGCCGGCTATAAGCTGGTTTACGATTTCTATTACGCGCATGAAGTAACGATTCGGGTGGCGGTTCGCTACCAGGTCTTCGATTTCGATCGTTACGGCAATGAATCCCCGTTGCACGCGCTGGTTACCAACTATCAGTGGATGCACAATATCGACGCCGGCTATCCCATGAACCTACCCGGGGCCAATTACTATCAAAGCGGTGTCGCCGAGCAGTTGGATCCCGAACAGATAAAATATATCACCGCCTTGACTATCGTGTGGGACAACCCAGACCGCTTTCCCGATGCTTATGTCTTCTTGCCCAGCTTGCGGCGTTCGCTGCGATTGTCCACAAATGCCCGTTGCGCGCCGTTCCAGGGGCAGGACTTCTCCAACGACGATGTCACCCCGGTGCCGCTGCCACCAACCTGGTTCAAAGCCGAGTTTTCGGGTTCGCGCCGACTGCTTCAATTTATCTTCAAGCCCGACCCCAAGACCAGGCGCGCGTCGGAAGAGCGGGCGAACTATTATTTCACCAAGGGCAACTTCGTGCCCAAGGACAGTCTGTTTGGCGCCGGCTGGCAGTTGCGCGACACTTACATTCTCAGGATGCAGCGCCTGCCGCAGTACCAGCGGGGTTACTGCTACTCCGATCGAGTCCAGTATCTGGACAAGGAGAGCGCGGAGAATCTGACCGCGTACGGTAATTGGGATCAAAACGGCAAGTTCTGGCGAGCCTTTATAACTTTCGCGATGCCGACCAAGGAAGACGACGGATGGTATCTGTTTCCCGGCAGCGCCTGGTCGCACGACAATTGCGATTACCAGAGCGACCATTGCAGCAACATCCTGGCTCCCGCCGACGGAGCCTTCATCAACCATGAAGTGCCGACGCAATATGCCAATCGCACACTCTACGGCACGCCCCAGGGATTGCAGGAAATCATGCGTTAG
- a CDS encoding aldo/keto reductase, with protein sequence MKSVRLSDGREVPALGQGTWRMGEDRRQRAQEIQALRAGIDLGLTLIDTAEMYGDGGAEEEVGEAIAGRREEVFIVSKVLPSNATRRGTAQACERSLRRLRIECIDLYLLHWRGSTPLADSLEALTALKQAGKIAAFGVSNFDVDDLEEAWQLAPGQIATNQVLYNLSRRAVEQRVLPLCRRHAIPLMAYSPVEQGRLLGHPQLGAIAHQRAVTPAQIALAWLLDKSDVIAIPKAAQLSHLKENRAAAELVLSDQERDALDRAFPVPRQPRSLEML encoded by the coding sequence ATGAAGAGCGTGCGCTTATCCGATGGGCGCGAGGTTCCGGCTCTAGGTCAGGGTACTTGGCGAATGGGCGAAGATCGCCGGCAGCGGGCCCAGGAAATCCAGGCTTTGCGCGCCGGGATCGATCTTGGCCTAACCCTGATCGACACGGCCGAGATGTACGGCGATGGTGGCGCCGAAGAAGAAGTTGGTGAAGCGATCGCCGGCCGCCGGGAGGAAGTCTTCATCGTCAGTAAGGTGTTGCCGTCAAACGCTACCCGGCGTGGCACCGCGCAAGCCTGCGAGCGTAGCCTGCGCCGCTTGCGTATCGAATGTATCGATCTTTACCTGCTTCATTGGCGCGGCTCGACGCCGCTGGCCGACAGCCTGGAGGCGCTGACGGCGCTCAAGCAGGCGGGGAAGATTGCGGCCTTTGGCGTTAGCAATTTTGATGTTGATGATCTGGAAGAGGCCTGGCAGTTGGCACCCGGACAAATTGCCACCAACCAGGTGCTCTACAACTTAAGCCGCCGCGCCGTGGAGCAACGTGTGCTGCCGCTGTGTCGTCGCCATGCCATTCCCTTGATGGCCTATTCGCCAGTGGAGCAGGGGCGCCTGCTCGGCCATCCGCAGCTGGGTGCAATCGCTCACCAGCGCGCGGTCACCCCCGCTCAAATCGCGCTGGCGTGGTTGCTGGACAAGTCCGACGTGATTGCGATTCCTAAGGCCGCCCAGCTTTCTCATCTCAAAGAAAATCGCGCGGCCGCCGAACTGGTCTTGAGCGACCAGGAGCGCGATGCGTTGGACCGGGCCTTTCCCGTACCCCGCCAGCCCAGGTCGCTGGAGATGCTCTGA
- the sixA gene encoding phosphohistidine phosphatase SixA, with the protein MRNLLTRRPRHDEVSAVELYLVRHGIAEKGGDMGDVQRALTPKGRARMEAIARALRILEVRPDLILTSPLRRAQETAAILARGLGNVELTELSQLALNGAHPSELSHLLSGYQGVETLMVVGHQPSLGKLASFLLCGSPEGCELEFKKGGVARLYAQTGGEAVRYRLEWLLGPRVMRKI; encoded by the coding sequence GTGCGCAATTTATTGACTCGGCGTCCCCGGCACGATGAAGTGTCGGCCGTGGAGCTTTATCTGGTCCGCCACGGAATTGCCGAAAAGGGTGGCGACATGGGAGATGTTCAGCGCGCGTTGACGCCCAAAGGGCGGGCCCGGATGGAGGCTATCGCGCGCGCCCTGCGAATCCTTGAGGTACGCCCCGACCTGATTCTGACCAGCCCCTTGCGCCGCGCCCAGGAAACCGCCGCTATCTTGGCGCGCGGGTTGGGTAACGTCGAGCTGACCGAACTCTCCCAGCTTGCCCTAAACGGTGCGCATCCGTCCGAGCTGAGTCATCTGTTGAGCGGCTATCAGGGAGTTGAGACGCTGATGGTGGTGGGTCATCAGCCCAGCCTGGGAAAATTGGCATCGTTCCTGCTCTGTGGGTCGCCCGAGGGATGCGAGCTGGAATTCAAGAAAGGTGGCGTGGCCCGGTTGTACGCGCAGACCGGTGGGGAGGCGGTTCGCTATCGACTGGAATGGCTACTCGGTCCTCGGGTCATGCGAAAGATTTGA